One genomic window of Oncorhynchus kisutch isolate 150728-3 linkage group LG24, Okis_V2, whole genome shotgun sequence includes the following:
- the LOC116356915 gene encoding splicing factor U2af large subunit A-like, producing the protein MTNTPMDRDSHRDSHRDSHRVSHRDSHRVSHRVSHRDSHRDSHRDRDSHRDSHRDSHRDSHRVSHRVSHRDSHRDRDSHRDRVSHRDSHRDSHRDSHRDRVSHRDRVSQRDRVSHRDSHRDSHRDSHRVSHRDSHRDRVSHRDSHRDRDSHRDSHRDSHRDSHRVSHRDRDSHRDRDSHRERHRVSHRVSHRDSHRDRVSHRDSHRVSHRDRVSHRDSHRVSHRDSHRDRVSHRDSHSHRDRVSHRDRVSHRDRVSHRDRVSHRDTHRDRDGVSHRDSHGVSHRDY; encoded by the exons ATGACCAACACAcccat ggacagggacagccaCAGGGACAGCCACAGGGACAGCCACAGAGTCAGCCACAGGGACAgccacagggtcagccacagAGTCAGCCACAGGGACAGCCACAGGGACAgccacagggacagggacagccaCAGGGACAGCCACAGGGACAGCCACAGGGACAGCCACAGAGTCAGCCACAGAGTCAGCCACAGGGACAgccacagggacagggacagccaCAGGGACAGGGTCAGCCACAGGGACAGCCACAGGGACAGCCACAGGGACAGCCACAGGGACAGAGTCAGCCACAGGGACAGAGTCAGCCAGAGGGACAGAGTCAGCCACAGGGACAGCCACAGGGACAGCCACAGGGACAGCCACAGAGTCAGCCACAGGGACAGCCACAGGGACAGAGTCAGCCACAGGGACAgccacagggacagggacagccaCAGGGACAGCCACAGGGACAGCCACAGGGACAGCCACAGAGTCAgccacagggacagggacagccacagggacagggacagccaCAGGGAAAGACACAGAGTCAGCCACAGAGTCAGCCACAGGGACAGCCACAGGGACAGAGTCAGCCACAGGGACAGCCACAGAGTCAGCCACAGGGACAGAGTCAGCCACAGGGACAGCCACAGAGTCAGCCACAGGGACAGCCACAGGGACAGAGTCAGCCACAGGGACAGCCACAGCCACAGGGACAGAGTCAGCCACAGGGACAGGGTCAGCCACAGGGACAGAGTCAGCCACAGGGACAGAGTCAGCCACAGGGACACCCACAGGGACAGGGACGGAGTCAGCCACAGGGACAGCCACGGAGTCAgccacagg GATTATTGA